In Paenibacillus sp. BIC5C1, a genomic segment contains:
- a CDS encoding ABC transporter ATP-binding protein, whose product MLLEMEQITKKYGGFTANRDIRFNLREGEIHALVGENGAGKTTLMRMLYGMEQPTSGTIKVRGREVSFATPSQAMASGIGMVHQHFMLFPSFTVAENIVIGREPSAAGVFDRKQAAAQVNELGRTYGMPVDPWKKVFECPLGMQQRVEILKVLHQGADIIILDEPSAVLTPLEVKELLANMKSLAKLGKTFVLITHKLQEVMDVADRITVLRDGQVTGTLEAKDTNVEELSRLMVGRELVRMDKQPSVPGEDVLQVEAVNLSGAEDRSALKDIHLQVRKGEVVGIAGISGNGQSELIQIIAGLRKADSGRVLLSGQDTTNWPVRRIREHGLAHIPEDRYMWGAAKDASVRENGLMGHHHRLQSKGIIKAKAARTMVENWIKQFSIKTGSAETKAQFLSGGNLQKLIAAREFAQDTPFLIAAEPTRGVDIGAMETIHAELLRKRNEGAGILLVSSELSEILQLSDRIIVMYEGAIAGELKADEATEEQISLLMAGGKERI is encoded by the coding sequence ATGCTGTTGGAGATGGAGCAGATAACGAAGAAATACGGCGGCTTCACCGCTAACCGGGACATCCGTTTTAATTTGCGAGAAGGAGAAATTCATGCCCTCGTGGGTGAGAACGGCGCTGGTAAGACAACCCTGATGCGTATGTTGTATGGAATGGAGCAGCCGACATCAGGCACAATCAAAGTTCGTGGACGCGAGGTCAGCTTCGCAACTCCGTCTCAGGCCATGGCAAGTGGTATCGGCATGGTGCATCAGCATTTCATGCTGTTTCCTTCCTTTACGGTTGCCGAGAACATCGTGATTGGCCGTGAACCGTCTGCGGCAGGGGTATTTGACCGCAAACAGGCAGCTGCCCAGGTGAATGAATTGGGCAGAACGTATGGCATGCCAGTTGATCCGTGGAAAAAAGTATTTGAATGTCCTCTGGGCATGCAGCAGCGTGTTGAAATTCTCAAGGTGCTGCATCAGGGCGCAGATATCATTATATTGGATGAACCATCAGCAGTACTGACACCGCTGGAAGTGAAAGAACTGCTCGCGAATATGAAGTCTCTTGCCAAGCTGGGCAAAACCTTCGTATTGATCACGCACAAGCTGCAGGAAGTCATGGATGTAGCAGACCGAATCACTGTTCTTCGTGATGGTCAGGTGACAGGTACATTGGAAGCAAAAGACACGAATGTGGAGGAACTGTCCCGCCTGATGGTAGGTCGTGAGCTGGTTCGCATGGACAAGCAGCCATCCGTTCCGGGAGAAGATGTGCTTCAGGTCGAAGCGGTAAATTTGTCAGGGGCAGAGGATCGTTCTGCACTCAAGGATATTCATTTGCAAGTTCGGAAAGGCGAGGTCGTTGGAATTGCGGGTATTTCCGGAAATGGTCAATCTGAACTGATCCAGATCATTGCCGGACTGCGGAAGGCAGATAGCGGGCGCGTCCTGCTGTCAGGGCAGGATACAACGAACTGGCCGGTACGGCGCATTCGGGAGCATGGACTTGCCCATATCCCGGAAGACCGTTATATGTGGGGAGCGGCAAAAGATGCGAGCGTTCGAGAAAATGGACTGATGGGCCATCATCACCGGCTTCAATCAAAAGGTATCATTAAAGCGAAGGCAGCACGGACCATGGTGGAGAATTGGATCAAGCAGTTCAGCATCAAAACGGGTTCAGCGGAAACAAAGGCACAGTTCCTTTCCGGCGGTAACTTGCAAAAGCTGATTGCCGCGCGTGAATTTGCCCAGGATACGCCGTTTCTGATTGCGGCTGAACCTACACGGGGTGTAGACATCGGAGCGATGGAGACCATCCACGCCGAATTGCTGCGTAAACGGAATGAGGGTGCGGGGATTCTACTCGTTTCCTCGGAATTGTCCGAGATTTTGCAATTATCGGATCGGATCATTGTCATGTATGAAGGCGCAATTGCCGGGGAATTGAAGGCAGATGAAGCAACAGAAGAACAGATCAGCTTGTTGATGGCAGGAGGGAAAGAGCGGATATGA
- a CDS encoding ABC transporter permease, translating to MNRVKETLRGLVQPLLAVFIGLLAGAVAILVVGGSVVDTYAEMWKGAFGNFYFFTNTLARSTPIILAGLGVALAFRAGFFNMGAEGQMVLGGLSAALTALYLPGPGWFVCIAAIVAGIIAGGIWSLFAGWLDARFGMNLLITTLLLNYIAIYFGGYMVSYPFKDRTGSAAMAQTPMIDQSVWLPKLFQGMGLHAGFIIAIVAAILIYWFTHKTVTGYEIRMLGSNPSFATYGGVRRIRMMMLSMIISGGLAGLAGAGEVLGTQYRFLDGSLSSASYAWSGIMATLLARSHPLGTAVAAILLAALQTGAMGMERNTDVPLEVGSVIQAVLTLFVSAQIGYSFLKRRKEKKSNATTV from the coding sequence ATGAATCGGGTAAAAGAAACACTTCGCGGACTCGTACAGCCGCTGCTTGCCGTATTCATCGGTTTGCTGGCAGGTGCTGTAGCCATTCTGGTCGTTGGCGGGTCTGTGGTGGATACGTATGCGGAGATGTGGAAAGGGGCCTTCGGCAACTTTTACTTCTTCACTAACACACTGGCACGTTCGACGCCCATAATTCTTGCGGGGCTGGGCGTAGCCCTGGCGTTCCGCGCCGGATTTTTCAACATGGGTGCAGAGGGACAGATGGTTCTTGGTGGACTTAGTGCAGCACTGACGGCGCTCTACTTGCCGGGTCCAGGCTGGTTTGTCTGTATTGCAGCCATTGTGGCGGGGATCATCGCTGGTGGAATCTGGTCGCTGTTTGCAGGTTGGCTGGATGCTCGCTTTGGCATGAATCTGTTGATCACAACGCTGCTGCTCAACTATATTGCGATTTATTTTGGAGGATACATGGTATCCTATCCGTTTAAAGACCGCACGGGATCGGCGGCAATGGCTCAGACGCCCATGATTGATCAGAGTGTCTGGCTGCCGAAGCTGTTCCAGGGTATGGGACTGCATGCCGGCTTCATTATTGCCATCGTGGCTGCAATTCTCATCTATTGGTTCACACACAAGACGGTAACTGGTTATGAGATTCGCATGTTGGGAAGCAATCCTTCGTTTGCAACGTATGGCGGTGTGCGCCGTATCCGCATGATGATGCTGTCCATGATCATCAGTGGTGGACTTGCAGGTCTTGCGGGTGCAGGGGAAGTGCTGGGTACACAATACCGTTTTCTTGATGGGTCGTTGTCATCAGCAAGTTATGCTTGGAGCGGTATTATGGCGACATTGCTTGCCCGCTCGCATCCGCTAGGAACAGCTGTAGCGGCAATCCTGCTTGCAGCATTGCAGACAGGTGCCATGGGGATGGAGCGGAATACGGATGTTCCGCTGGAAGTTGGCAGTGTCATCCAAGCGGTTTTGACGTTATTTGTATCAGCTCAGATCGGATATTCATTCCTGAAGCGGAGAAAGGAGAAAAAGTCCAATGCAACAACTGTTTGA
- a CDS encoding ABC transporter permease yields the protein MQQLFDAAMFGSTLRIMTPILLAALGGALCSRVGLFNVGLEGLVLIGAFSAIVGNYLFGNVLLAVLFSIVIVMLFSALFAFISINLKANAIVVGISLNFLATGLTTFALRAIFDVKGAYYDKDMVGLPKWDIPLIKDIPWVGDVISGHSPLVYLGIIIVIALQFYLFKSVSGFRLRSVGENPVAAQSIGIKVRGIQYGAVLMCGVLCALAGAQLSLGQVTMFTEGMTAGRGFIALVATMLGQANPLGVMGSSVLFGFMEALSIRLQGFALPTHFTMMLPYIVTLVAMFFFKDRTYAQDALKAGGSSR from the coding sequence ATGCAACAACTGTTTGATGCAGCCATGTTTGGCTCTACCTTGCGGATTATGACGCCGATTCTGCTTGCAGCGCTCGGTGGGGCTTTATGCTCTCGTGTCGGTCTGTTCAACGTGGGTCTGGAAGGACTTGTACTGATCGGTGCTTTCTCCGCTATTGTCGGTAATTATCTGTTCGGCAATGTATTATTGGCCGTACTATTCTCAATTGTGATCGTCATGTTGTTCTCTGCGCTATTTGCCTTTATCAGTATTAATCTGAAGGCAAACGCCATTGTGGTCGGGATCTCGCTTAATTTTCTGGCGACAGGACTGACGACTTTTGCGCTTCGGGCGATTTTCGATGTAAAAGGTGCTTACTATGACAAGGATATGGTAGGGCTCCCCAAATGGGACATTCCTCTTATTAAGGACATTCCGTGGGTAGGCGATGTCATCTCAGGGCATAGCCCGCTCGTATATCTCGGGATTATTATCGTAATTGCCTTGCAGTTTTATCTGTTCAAAAGTGTCTCCGGTTTCCGTCTTCGTTCGGTTGGAGAGAATCCGGTAGCGGCACAAAGTATCGGTATCAAGGTGCGTGGCATTCAATATGGTGCAGTTCTGATGTGCGGTGTATTGTGTGCCCTGGCGGGTGCACAGTTATCGCTCGGTCAGGTTACGATGTTTACTGAAGGCATGACCGCAGGTCGCGGCTTCATCGCATTGGTAGCAACAATGCTGGGTCAAGCGAATCCGCTTGGTGTTATGGGGTCCAGTGTGCTGTTCGGCTTCATGGAAGCTCTTAGTATCCGCTTGCAGGGCTTTGCGCTGCCAACTCACTTTACCATGATGCTGCCGTATATTGTGACATTGGTGGCGATGTTCTTCTTCAAGGACCGTACGTATGCACAAGACGCACTGAAAGCGGGCGGAAGCTCGCGTTAA
- a CDS encoding sulfite oxidase-like oxidoreductase — MHNKAERLKKTKSPAPKAGAEHGDRLPPGQVLTEKFPILHEGEVPEYDLSTWDLKVFGEVEEEKIFSFAELQAMPQVNTVSDIHCVTRWSKFDTPWEGIRFWDFIKLLGVKPEAKYVMIHADHDYETNVPLEELMYDDVLLAFKFNGEPLTPKHGYPLRLVVPQLYFWKSAKWIRGLEFMKEDRNGFWEVNGFHHFADPFKEQRFSGEDIPIPEDEWTKKEFD, encoded by the coding sequence TTGCATAATAAGGCTGAACGTCTGAAAAAAACGAAAAGCCCGGCACCCAAAGCGGGTGCTGAGCACGGAGACCGGCTGCCGCCGGGGCAGGTACTGACCGAGAAATTCCCGATTCTGCATGAAGGTGAAGTGCCGGAATACGACCTATCCACCTGGGATTTGAAGGTATTTGGTGAAGTTGAAGAGGAAAAGATATTCTCCTTTGCGGAACTTCAGGCGATGCCTCAAGTGAACACGGTGAGCGACATTCATTGCGTTACCCGCTGGTCGAAGTTCGACACGCCGTGGGAAGGTATCCGGTTCTGGGATTTTATCAAGCTTCTTGGTGTCAAACCAGAAGCGAAATACGTCATGATCCACGCAGATCATGATTACGAGACAAATGTTCCGCTCGAAGAATTGATGTATGACGACGTATTGCTTGCTTTTAAATTTAACGGTGAACCGCTCACACCGAAGCACGGTTATCCACTGCGCTTGGTTGTTCCACAACTCTACTTCTGGAAGAGTGCGAAGTGGATACGCGGTCTGGAATTCATGAAAGAAGATCGCAATGGCTTCTGGGAAGTCAATGGTTTCCATCATTTTGCCGATCCGTTCAAGGAGCAGCGCTTCTCTGGTGAAGATATTCCGATTCCGGAAGACGAATGGACGAAGAAGGAGTTTGATTAA
- a CDS encoding nucleoside phosphorylase: MLMPILQIHSEDMPAYAIVCGDPARAEKISRKLEQARELAFSREYRTFVGLYEGVQMAVVSHGVGSPGAAVCFEELIRAGVTTLIRVGTAGSYTADYPAGSVIVSTAAVRTDGLTRQLVPDGFPAVANLGVTQALIEATREHASGAKASSAGKVGVGITVTLDAFFTGVEEIPHRKYKQAGALAAEMEIAALYIVSTLRGARAGAIVAIDGFADSDLAAEYDPHTNAVADAVEREIEAALRALAALARQDQA, from the coding sequence ATGTTGATGCCTATTTTGCAAATTCATTCCGAAGATATGCCTGCATACGCCATTGTCTGTGGTGATCCGGCACGTGCGGAGAAGATTTCCCGCAAGCTGGAGCAGGCGAGAGAACTGGCATTTAGCCGGGAGTATCGCACATTTGTAGGATTGTACGAAGGTGTACAAATGGCCGTGGTCAGCCATGGCGTAGGTTCACCTGGAGCAGCCGTCTGCTTCGAAGAGCTGATTCGGGCAGGGGTAACGACCCTGATTCGTGTAGGTACAGCGGGCTCGTATACCGCAGATTATCCAGCCGGCAGCGTAATCGTCAGCACGGCCGCTGTACGTACGGACGGGCTGACACGTCAGCTGGTACCAGATGGTTTCCCTGCGGTAGCGAATCTTGGCGTTACGCAAGCGTTAATCGAGGCGACTCGTGAGCATGCAAGTGGAGCGAAAGCTTCAAGTGCGGGTAAAGTTGGCGTAGGTATTACCGTTACACTGGATGCTTTCTTCACAGGGGTCGAAGAGATTCCTCACCGCAAGTACAAGCAGGCGGGTGCTCTTGCCGCTGAGATGGAAATTGCCGCACTCTACATCGTCAGCACACTGCGCGGTGCTCGTGCCGGAGCTATTGTCGCTATCGATGGTTTCGCAGACAGCGACCTGGCGGCTGAGTATGACCCGCACACAAATGCGGTAGCTGATGCAGTTGAGCGTGAGATCGAAGCTGCACTGCGTGCACTGGCTGCACTGGCTCGTCAGGATCAAGCGTAA
- a CDS encoding LysR family transcriptional regulator: MNNSQLQLFVKIAETGSFTRAGQELNMTQPAVSRAISSLENELDVTLIIRDRRNGIVLTDVGQRILVIFRRILQQFDKVQQVVAAEKGLEIGTIRIGSFPMSSAHLLPKIIRSIRDRYPQIQFELHEGNIIEIQEWLSSRAIDVALIIATDKEPVDVAYETLPLYSEEMLAVFRDDEPFANQEILPVQMLDKHPMIICKGGYEVPIVDLFHRADAELHFGFVVYNVNTCLSMIEQGLGTAMLPAISLSWLPPGVKALPTEPKAYRNIEIAVPSFVDASPASRLFIETAQQLFGQS; encoded by the coding sequence ATGAACAACTCACAGTTGCAGTTATTTGTGAAAATTGCAGAGACGGGAAGTTTCACCCGTGCAGGCCAGGAACTGAATATGACACAGCCCGCAGTCAGTCGGGCCATTTCTTCGCTGGAGAATGAACTGGATGTCACTCTAATCATACGGGATCGCAGGAACGGCATTGTGCTTACGGATGTTGGACAGCGAATCCTGGTCATTTTCCGCCGCATTTTACAGCAATTTGATAAGGTTCAGCAGGTCGTTGCCGCCGAAAAAGGGTTGGAGATTGGTACGATTCGGATTGGCTCATTCCCTATGTCATCCGCCCATCTGCTGCCGAAAATTATCCGCTCCATTCGGGACCGCTACCCTCAGATTCAGTTTGAACTACATGAGGGGAACATCATTGAAATTCAGGAGTGGTTAAGTTCACGCGCCATTGATGTAGCTCTAATTATTGCCACTGACAAAGAGCCAGTAGATGTGGCTTATGAGACGCTTCCGCTCTATAGCGAGGAGATGCTGGCCGTATTCAGGGACGACGAACCTTTTGCGAATCAGGAAATTCTGCCCGTACAAATGCTGGACAAGCACCCCATGATTATCTGCAAAGGTGGCTACGAGGTACCGATTGTTGATCTGTTCCATCGAGCAGATGCAGAATTACACTTCGGATTTGTCGTTTATAACGTAAACACTTGCCTTAGCATGATTGAGCAGGGACTCGGAACCGCCATGCTGCCTGCAATCTCACTATCCTGGCTGCCTCCGGGTGTCAAAGCGCTCCCCACAGAGCCAAAAGCTTACCGTAATATTGAGATTGCCGTTCCTTCATTTGTTGATGCTTCTCCCGCATCCCGGTTATTTATTGAAACGGCACAGCAGTTGTTCGGACAAAGCTAA
- a CDS encoding DMT family transporter, giving the protein MALSRAKAGWVLAFLVLMWGVNWPLTKYALNFTPPLIFAGMRLLIGGLVLGLYAFPRYKTLRLKHTWHIYAISAVLNIIFFYGFQTVGLTEVPAGLFSSIVFLQPVLLGIGAWLWLGESMYGLKIAGLVLGFAGVATISIGGMTGKVSPEGVMLGLFSAISWAIGTVYMKRTSMKVDGIWMTAIPILIGGVVLTLTGTVTESWADVQWVLPFILDTLFISVFVIAMGWLAFFKLVSSGEASKVGSFTFLIPLIALLCSVLFLGESVTVNLIAGLIMIIASILLVNVKVKGSKVAKI; this is encoded by the coding sequence ATGGCTTTATCACGTGCAAAAGCAGGCTGGGTCCTGGCTTTTCTGGTACTCATGTGGGGTGTAAACTGGCCCCTGACCAAATACGCATTAAATTTTACACCGCCGCTTATATTCGCAGGCATGCGCCTGTTAATTGGGGGCTTGGTGCTGGGGTTGTATGCTTTTCCCCGCTACAAAACGCTGCGCCTGAAGCACACCTGGCATATCTATGCCATATCTGCGGTGCTTAATATCATCTTCTTCTACGGCTTTCAGACCGTAGGGCTGACGGAGGTGCCGGCAGGATTATTTTCATCCATCGTGTTCTTGCAGCCTGTGCTGCTCGGAATTGGGGCATGGCTATGGCTGGGAGAGTCCATGTATGGACTGAAAATTGCCGGATTGGTGCTCGGTTTTGCAGGAGTGGCTACGATCAGTATTGGTGGCATGACAGGAAAAGTATCCCCTGAAGGGGTAATGCTTGGGCTGTTCAGCGCAATTAGCTGGGCGATCGGGACCGTATATATGAAGCGAACTTCAATGAAGGTTGATGGAATCTGGATGACAGCCATTCCGATTCTGATCGGCGGAGTTGTTCTGACGTTGACGGGTACGGTAACAGAGAGCTGGGCTGATGTGCAGTGGGTGCTTCCTTTTATACTGGATACGCTGTTTATTTCGGTGTTTGTCATTGCGATGGGATGGCTCGCGTTCTTCAAACTGGTCAGCTCCGGCGAAGCCAGCAAAGTAGGATCGTTCACGTTCCTGATTCCGCTGATCGCTTTGCTATGCAGTGTGCTGTTCCTCGGAGAGTCGGTGACGGTCAATCTGATCGCAGGTCTAATCATGATTATTGCCAGCATTCTGCTTGTGAATGTTAAAGTGAAGGGCAGTAAGGTGGCGAAAATTTAA
- a CDS encoding GNAT family N-acetyltransferase — MIGINIRRAVIGDYTGVSALMDELHRLHVEARPDVYRELQTRMSHKEYEQLLKEDHRFLYVAEWLDQGEIVGYASAQLNVIQNVDLLKDRKMLYINEIIVGSKHRGHGTGKLLMQELIELGKGIQIDSVELTVSTFNTGAQAFYEQLGLAVRSSRMEYIL; from the coding sequence ATGATTGGAATCAACATCAGACGAGCTGTCATCGGAGATTACACGGGAGTTTCCGCATTAATGGATGAACTGCATCGCTTGCATGTGGAGGCTAGGCCAGACGTATACAGAGAATTGCAGACGAGAATGAGCCATAAGGAATATGAACAACTGCTGAAAGAGGATCATCGTTTTCTCTATGTTGCGGAATGGCTCGATCAGGGTGAGATTGTTGGATATGCGAGCGCTCAGTTGAATGTTATTCAGAATGTGGATTTGTTAAAGGATCGGAAGATGTTATACATCAATGAGATCATCGTTGGCAGCAAACATCGCGGACATGGGACAGGCAAACTGTTGATGCAGGAGTTAATCGAACTTGGCAAAGGAATACAGATCGACAGTGTTGAACTGACCGTATCTACATTTAATACCGGTGCTCAGGCTTTCTATGAGCAGTTAGGTCTGGCTGTACGCAGCAGTAGAATGGAATACATACTATAG
- a CDS encoding metal-sensitive transcriptional regulator, which produces MEHQSHPKEPLESSETEVNEVSQIDDQQADSCHTAGSDGKHVRKSHHSQEMKGNLISRLNRVEGQIRGIKGLIEKDTYCDDVLTQIAAAQSALNSVGKLLLEGHMKSCIVERIQAGEHEVVDELLVTVRKLMK; this is translated from the coding sequence ATGGAACATCAGAGCCATCCCAAGGAACCTTTGGAGTCATCCGAAACAGAGGTGAACGAAGTCTCGCAGATTGATGATCAGCAAGCCGATTCATGTCATACGGCAGGCAGTGACGGGAAGCATGTGCGGAAGAGCCATCACTCCCAAGAGATGAAGGGCAACCTGATATCTCGCTTGAACCGTGTTGAAGGACAGATTCGCGGAATCAAGGGATTGATCGAGAAGGATACTTACTGTGATGATGTGCTGACGCAGATCGCGGCGGCTCAGTCTGCTCTTAATTCGGTAGGCAAGCTATTGCTGGAAGGTCATATGAAGAGCTGTATCGTTGAACGCATTCAGGCCGGAGAGCATGAGGTTGTGGATGAATTATTGGTAACGGTAAGGAAGTTAATGAAGTAA
- a CDS encoding copper ion binding protein codes for MSNITLNVTGMSCNHCVKSVEEAVKNAGANGQVDLAAGTVAIEYDEQKVNVDQIKAAIEDQGYDVV; via the coding sequence ATGTCTAATATTACGTTGAACGTTACAGGAATGTCTTGCAATCACTGTGTGAAATCGGTTGAAGAAGCCGTGAAGAATGCGGGAGCGAATGGTCAAGTTGATCTGGCAGCAGGAACTGTCGCAATTGAATATGACGAGCAAAAAGTCAATGTGGATCAGATCAAAGCAGCCATCGAAGATCAAGGATATGACGTAGTCTAA
- a CDS encoding heavy metal translocating P-type ATPase — protein MENTTASEPVPSPEAAGLQTTLQITGMTCAACSTRIEKGLSRMEGVNQANVNLAIEQATVSYDPKTTNINALRDKVEALGYGTVTESVDLDITGMTCAACSARIEKGLSRLPGVSRANVNLALETGHVEFAAGALKASDITAKIKQLGYGAELQQTQEDTQSVRERELQRKKWKWMISALLSLPLLWAMVGHFSFTSWIWVPDLFMNPWFQLVLATPVQFVIGWQFYVGAYKALRNGSANMDVLVALGTSAAFFYSLYLTLTSGNAASTMMDHGGTGMAAAAMPTVELYYETSAILITLILLGKWFEAVAKGRSSQAIKSLIELAPREARVIRDGQEVIVPSAYVAVGDLVLVKPGDSIPVDGIVEEGQSSVDESMLSGESLPVDKKPGDAVTGATLNKNGVLRLRATRVGSDTALSQIIKVVEQAQGSKAPIQRIADVISGIFVPIVVGIAAVTFLIWYLFASPGDFAGSLEKAIAVLVIACPCALGLATPTSIMAGSGRAAEYGVLFKGGEHLESAQQIQTVVLDKTGTVTQGKPVLTDVVTAPEWTEAELLQRVGAAEQSSEHPLAEAIVEGIRGKGLELTPSEQFENIPGYGVRARVQGQEILVGTRRLLTDAKVNVSEETMQQMNNLEEQGRTAMLVAVDGQWAGVVAVADTIKDTSREAIQRLHAMGIDVIMITGDNERTARAVAEQAGINKVLAEVLPEGKAAEVKKLQESGLKVAMVGDGINDAPALATADIGMAIGTGTDVAMEAADITLMRGDLNSIADAIEMSRRTMGNIKQNLFWALGYNVIGIPIAAVGFLAPWLAGAAMAFSSVSVVLNSLRLQRMKLKSND, from the coding sequence ATGGAAAACACAACAGCATCAGAACCCGTACCTTCACCGGAAGCGGCGGGATTACAGACAACACTGCAAATTACAGGCATGACCTGTGCTGCCTGCTCTACCCGGATTGAGAAGGGTTTGTCCCGAATGGAAGGGGTCAATCAGGCGAATGTTAACCTTGCTATAGAACAAGCAACGGTATCCTATGATCCGAAGACAACGAACATCAATGCTTTGCGGGATAAGGTGGAGGCGCTTGGTTATGGTACTGTAACGGAATCCGTGGATCTGGACATTACAGGCATGACCTGTGCTGCCTGTTCTGCTCGAATCGAAAAGGGTCTTTCCCGGTTACCAGGCGTATCCCGTGCAAACGTGAACCTGGCGCTGGAAACGGGACATGTGGAATTTGCAGCAGGAGCATTGAAGGCATCCGATATTACGGCGAAGATCAAGCAGCTCGGTTATGGCGCGGAATTGCAGCAGACACAGGAAGATACCCAATCGGTGCGTGAACGTGAACTACAGCGCAAAAAGTGGAAATGGATGATCTCCGCCCTGTTATCTTTGCCGCTGCTTTGGGCCATGGTGGGTCACTTCTCATTTACCTCGTGGATCTGGGTACCGGATCTGTTCATGAACCCATGGTTCCAACTGGTGTTGGCAACGCCGGTACAGTTTGTCATCGGATGGCAGTTCTATGTGGGAGCCTATAAAGCGCTCCGTAATGGCAGTGCCAATATGGATGTACTGGTTGCTTTGGGTACAAGTGCGGCGTTTTTCTACAGTCTGTATCTGACCCTGACCAGTGGCAATGCAGCTTCAACCATGATGGATCATGGTGGGACGGGAATGGCTGCAGCAGCCATGCCAACCGTGGAGCTTTATTATGAGACGAGTGCAATCCTGATTACGTTGATCCTATTGGGAAAATGGTTCGAAGCCGTAGCTAAAGGGCGCTCCTCTCAGGCGATTAAAAGCCTCATCGAACTGGCTCCGCGTGAAGCCAGAGTGATTCGTGATGGACAGGAAGTTATTGTACCGTCGGCATATGTTGCGGTTGGTGATCTGGTTCTGGTCAAACCCGGGGACAGCATTCCTGTCGATGGCATCGTGGAGGAGGGGCAGTCTTCTGTCGATGAATCCATGTTAAGCGGAGAGAGCCTGCCCGTGGATAAAAAACCAGGGGACGCCGTTACAGGCGCTACGTTGAACAAAAATGGAGTATTAAGACTGCGTGCGACCCGAGTAGGATCGGACACGGCGTTATCGCAAATTATTAAAGTGGTTGAGCAAGCACAGGGCTCCAAAGCACCCATTCAGCGGATTGCAGATGTAATATCAGGTATCTTTGTTCCGATTGTTGTAGGGATTGCGGCAGTGACGTTCCTGATCTGGTACCTGTTCGCCAGTCCCGGTGACTTTGCCGGTTCGCTGGAGAAGGCCATTGCTGTACTTGTCATTGCCTGTCCTTGTGCGCTTGGACTTGCAACCCCAACGTCCATTATGGCTGGATCCGGACGTGCGGCAGAATACGGTGTGTTGTTCAAAGGCGGCGAACATTTGGAATCGGCGCAGCAGATCCAGACGGTTGTACTGGACAAAACAGGTACAGTTACCCAAGGCAAGCCCGTGCTTACGGATGTGGTGACGGCTCCGGAATGGACGGAAGCAGAGCTGCTGCAGCGGGTGGGAGCGGCAGAGCAGAGTTCGGAGCATCCTTTGGCTGAGGCCATTGTAGAAGGAATCCGAGGTAAAGGTCTGGAGTTAACCCCATCAGAGCAATTTGAGAACATACCGGGATATGGCGTGCGAGCTCGAGTCCAGGGACAAGAAATCCTGGTCGGGACACGCCGGCTGCTTACGGATGCGAAGGTGAATGTCTCCGAGGAAACCATGCAGCAGATGAATAACCTTGAAGAACAAGGACGCACAGCGATGCTGGTCGCGGTGGACGGTCAGTGGGCTGGGGTTGTTGCTGTAGCTGACACCATCAAGGATACTTCACGGGAAGCCATTCAGCGGCTTCATGCTATGGGAATCGATGTCATCATGATTACGGGAGACAATGAGCGGACAGCACGCGCCGTAGCGGAGCAAGCCGGAATTAATAAAGTTCTGGCTGAGGTACTGCCTGAGGGTAAAGCGGCAGAAGTGAAAAAACTTCAGGAGAGTGGCCTCAAGGTAGCGATGGTTGGAGATGGAATCAACGATGCTCCGGCCCTTGCTACAGCCGATATTGGAATGGCGATTGGAACCGGAACCGATGTAGCGATGGAAGCAGCGGATATTACGCTAATGCGCGGCGATCTGAACAGTATTGCAGACGCAATCGAGATGAGCCGGCGCACGATGGGCAATATCAAGCAGAACCTGTTCTGGGCACTTGGTTATAACGTGATTGGTATTCCAATTGCAGCAGTGGGCTTCCTGGCTCCTTGGTTGGCAGGTGCGGCCATGGCGTTCAGCTCCGTGTCGGTTGTACTGAATTCGCTGCGTCTGCAACGAATGAAACTGAAAAGCAATGACTGA